The region TCCAGAGCTGCTCGGAATCCCCAACTCAATAATGCTGGGCGCGTTGCTTGCTCGGCTGTCAAACGCGCCATTAAATGCACTGGCTCATAGAAACCCAGAACTATTTCCTTCCAATATCGTTCTTGATGGTAGACAATATGTATTCCCCTAGCACGAAGTTTTTGGGCATATTCTGCTTCTGTCATGGAGATTATTACAGCTTGCGACAAATCTCCTATTTTGCCATCATTCACATTCATTGATGCGAACCAAACTCATAACTAGAGCTTTTGATTATTACCTGCGAACAGTCACCAGTCGATCGCATTTGGAAGCAGCGATATTTGCTTGCACTGTTAGCCAACTCGGATCGGGTTCTTCTCCATTGGCCCAAGCGATTAACGCTGCCGGAATATTTGCCCCTGCTATTTGAGAAAATGGATATCCCCCACCGAAACGCGGGTTCAATTCTAGCACGCACAAACCTGTTTCACCCACAATTACATCGCAGTCTAGGTTGCCGATGTGTCCCAGTTTTTGACCTATTTTCGCACCTAGCTGTTTCAGTTCCTCGTTTTCGACTGTGATGGCTCGATCGGTTTCTCCGGCTCGCATGGTCAACTTGCGCTTGACAAAAGTAGTAATATATGCGCCGTCTAAGTTATTGATAATATCCAGACCGTGTTCTTGTCCGCTTAATCGTTCTTGAATTAAGATACACCGATCTGGATCGGATGAGCTTACTTCTGCTAAGAAGGATCTCATTACCGATTTTTTCACAAAGCGATAAGCTAATTCCAAATCTTCCTCATCTTGGGGATATTCAATCCCAATTGATGCGCTTCCCCAGCGTGGTTTTACTACTACTGGAAAAGTTATTTCTCCTTTTTGAATAGCTTCTCGTGCTGACGCGAGGGAGAGATATGTTTTGGGTGCAGAAATTCCGATATTTTGTAAAAATTTAAATGTAGCAAACTTATCGAAACAAATATCGACGACTTCTGGAGAGGAAACTGCGGGAATCGTTCCTATAGCAAGAAAGCGATCGCGCTGTTTTGCTAGAGAAGGCAACTCTAAATCGTTGAGAGGTATGATTAATCTTACCTTTTTTTGCTGACAGATATCGAAGAGTTTGTCAAAGTAATCGCTGCGATAGATCGGCGGTAACAAAAAACTTTCATCAGCTTCTTGTAATGTCGGTGCTTCTATGCTAACATCGCCAGCAAATACTTTTCCGCGATTTCCTAGTGCTGCTTGGAAGTATTTTAACAGATAGTTGCGGCGTCCCGCACAAGTCAAGATGACATTCATATTTTTAGCTGTTACAGGATATAAGTAGAAAACACATCCTGAGAAGTTTCTCGCCGCCTGATTAGGGTATCCTCGTTGAGGAGCGGGTCATAGCTAATAATGGGTGGATTTGGACGAATAAATGGCGGTTTGAAGACGACAGTATAAGCACCCATATTCTCAAAAACTGCATAATCTCCTATGCCAATTTCGCCAGGATAGTCCTTATATAAACAATCGTGTTCCATACAAGTATATCCGACTATATCTACTGGGGCGGCGAGTTTTCTTTGACCGTTATTTTCATCATTCCTATAAACTCGCATTGACAAATTTTTATCTGTCCCGGTTGGTTTAACGTTGTGGATGCTACCGACTACTAGGGCAATTTGACGCGATCGCACTGTTTTTAACCCCACAACTTTCGCCGCAAATTTCAACACATCGGATACAACAGCTACACCGGGTTCAATAATTAATTCCGGGCCAGAATTATCGGGATATTTGGCTTTTAATTGCGGCGCAACTGCTGCGGCGTATTCCTGATAGTTGGGAATATAGCCATTAAATTGACTTTTTAAATCCTCGGTCATTTTGCCGTAGAAACCACCGCCAATATCAATAAATCTTGGCTGTCTCTCCTTGAAATAATAGTCAGTTAGTTCTATAATTTTCTGAGTGCGACGAGCGTAAGATTCGGTACTTCTTTCCGCCGTAGAAATATGGCAGTGCAATCCCTCTACAGCACAATTATTTAATGCTGTCAATCTTTGGAAAGCTTTATCCAGTTCGCCTGCTGCTACATCAAAACCAAATCGCGATATGCGACTGGTACCAATATCGAAATTACATCTTAAGCCAACAGCTATTTTATGTTCTGGCAATCTGTTTGCCAAAGCTTCGACCATCTCTACTTCTTCCAAGCAGTCCAAGTTGACTGTAGAACCAGCTAAAATAGCGTTTTCTAGGTCTTCTTGCTGTTTCAGCGGGCCATTAAAAATTATTCTGGTGGGAGGTACGCCGATACGAATTGCTAGATCGTACTCCATTTGGGAAACAACTTCTGCATAACCTCCCATAGAATGCACGGTTTGGCATAGCTTGGGAATGTAATTAGTTTTGTAAGAATAACCCAGGTTGGTATGAGGATAAAATGCACGAAAAGCCTGAAGAAATTCTTTATAGTTAGTTTGAAATTGCCCGATATCTACAATAAAAAAAGAATCGCCGTATTCTTTTTCTAACTTGTGAAGCGTTTGCCAAGAAATTGCCATTTGGTTACTTTATGAGTACGATCGAAATGTGAATGTAAATGCCCTAATTTTTCATTTTCAGGAAAATTTATTTGCCCAATGATGAAATTATAGTGCCGTAAACTTTTTTGCGATCGGCACAGTATGCTCATCCGTTAGCTCGATATGCCGGGAAAAAATTGCTATTCACAAGATTTTCCACTGCCACATTCAAATGTTTTGCCCGCAGGTTAACTAAATGCAGATATTTTTCTTCATCTGTAATTAAGCGGAGGGTTGAGAAAGTGCGTCTTTCCTTAGAAAAACCTGCTTTGAAATGGTAGAGACTATCTTTACCGCCACCTACACCGCCACCGAGATGAAAAACTCGAT is a window of Aerosakkonema funiforme FACHB-1375 DNA encoding:
- a CDS encoding ATP-grasp domain-containing protein — protein: MNVILTCAGRRNYLLKYFQAALGNRGKVFAGDVSIEAPTLQEADESFLLPPIYRSDYFDKLFDICQQKKVRLIIPLNDLELPSLAKQRDRFLAIGTIPAVSSPEVVDICFDKFATFKFLQNIGISAPKTYLSLASAREAIQKGEITFPVVVKPRWGSASIGIEYPQDEEDLELAYRFVKKSVMRSFLAEVSSSDPDRCILIQERLSGQEHGLDIINNLDGAYITTFVKRKLTMRAGETDRAITVENEELKQLGAKIGQKLGHIGNLDCDVIVGETGLCVLELNPRFGGGYPFSQIAGANIPAALIAWANGEEPDPSWLTVQANIAASKCDRLVTVRR
- a CDS encoding alanine racemase gives rise to the protein MAISWQTLHKLEKEYGDSFFIVDIGQFQTNYKEFLQAFRAFYPHTNLGYSYKTNYIPKLCQTVHSMGGYAEVVSQMEYDLAIRIGVPPTRIIFNGPLKQQEDLENAILAGSTVNLDCLEEVEMVEALANRLPEHKIAVGLRCNFDIGTSRISRFGFDVAAGELDKAFQRLTALNNCAVEGLHCHISTAERSTESYARRTQKIIELTDYYFKERQPRFIDIGGGFYGKMTEDLKSQFNGYIPNYQEYAAAVAPQLKAKYPDNSGPELIIEPGVAVVSDVLKFAAKVVGLKTVRSRQIALVVGSIHNVKPTGTDKNLSMRVYRNDENNGQRKLAAPVDIVGYTCMEHDCLYKDYPGEIGIGDYAVFENMGAYTVVFKPPFIRPNPPIISYDPLLNEDTLIRRRETSQDVFSTYIL